GATGTTGGCTGGAACTGGACTAGTTTTGCCTTGGACTAGTTCAATCAGCAAGTACGCTTCAGTTTATCATATATGGTTTCTCTTTCTGGTTCTCGATTTAGGTACCTTGTTATCAGATACACGCAAAGACGAGCAACCTATGTAACTGATGGTTATCGGCTCactttttctctttatgcatgtgtatcTGGTTCTTTGACGTTGCTCTAATTACTGATTCATTTCTTACATCTTTAGGCTTTGATTCGGAAATGGGCGCCCGTTGCTATTGTCCTTGGAGTTGTCATTCTCCTCTTCTGGGTTAGAACAAAGATTTGGTGATGTTGCCATAAAGATGCAGCTCAGTGATGAAGATACTTTTGATATGCCCCTTTTATCACCCAGAAGACCACCTGAGAGTTCAGTTGTCCAGCATGTGTAGTGCGTGCTTTCCAGCTGTGGTTGCTAGTCGAGCCACACCAGTTTTTTAGTGTAAAAGAGAGGAAATGAAGCGTGATGGATGAACTATGTTGCTAAATTTTAAGAAATGATATCGATTTGCATTCTCTTTGACATATGTtcctttttttgggtcttattAGTTAACCTCAACACTTCCGGCGAGGTCATTGTAGTTCCAGAGATGAAAGTTCACGACTTGGAGAAGTTAAAGCAAAATCAAATTAGGCCTCAGTGTGTACAATTTCCAGTGTCCACTAAAATGAGTTCTGCTGCTTTTTTTCTATCTCAATTATTAGCGTCTTGAAGCATGAAAGAATTAAATGAATTCTGCTTCCAAGGGAAAGACTGAATGACATCGAATTTTGTACGTCCAATTTTCGGATGGTATGGTAAAAGGACGGGCTTACATGTTTTGACTACAAACAATTTCGAAAGAGCCCGTAATTTCTCAGATGTTGAGTTTATTGATGGGTTTCTATTAGTTTTTTTTAACTAAGGACTTTAATCTTCTGTTCTTGTCTTATTCTGCATGACCTGGGATGCATTTAAAGTCAGTATTCCAAATTCCAATCAATTCATATGCTTGGAATCTTCATTACCGTCAAGTTAATTGCTAGAATTTGATATCTGAACAGGAAAAGTAAATAGTACCAATCACGCGATTTACTCAAGTTCTCCCCTTCGTTCTCACCCTTCTTGATCTTTTCCTTGTCCTGTCCCTTTCACCTTTCATTTTCCCTTTATCTCTCTGcctttttttcttcatttcttttgtcttttttcttttctgttcgtTTTCTTCGTTTGATTTTTAGATGGATATGGAAACCCATGAAGTTACAACTCTTGGGCAATCACATGAAATCGACAAAAAGTAGCTCCACTTGTGGCACGGACATCATATTACCCTGTTGATGCTAGATCAAAATACTTGCTATAATATTAAAAAGACAAACGGAAACTTCCAAAACACAGATCGAAATACTGCTAATCAGTTCGTTTTCTGCTAATCAAAAAGGCTATCTTTAAGTTCAACTACATCCATTAGCAAATTTGAGCTGTGAACTCTTCTCTGTATCCTACAGGTACTATATGCTTTTACTTCAAAACCTCAAATTCTGATCTCAAGTTCTGTTTAATCAATATGTCTTGTTTTTAGTGTCTCAAATTAGAGGAATTTGACATAGGAATGCTGGTGTGTGCAGGCTAAAATGGCAGGTGAAGCAGTTAATGTGAATGAATTTCAAGAGCTAGCTAAGAAAGCTCTTCCAAAGATGTACTATGACTTCTTTGCTGGAGGAGCTGAGGATCAGTATACACTAAATGAAAATATAGAAGCATTTCGTAGAATCACGTAAGTTTGTAGAATTTTTTCTCTTAGATTTGGCAACAGAGATCATAGTACTAACCTTTTCAGAAACTCAGTATTAGGCCAAGAATACTTATTGATGTGAGCAGGATAGACATGTCAACTACTATACTCGGTCACAAGACGTCGGCTCCCATTATGGTTGCCCCAACTTCCTCACATCAATTGGCACATCCTGAAGGTTTGGATAAAATTACTTAGTGAAAAAGGTCCAAATTTACCCCTCTACTATGTGAAATATTTTAATTTACCATCTGTTATATACTTTACTTCCATTCATACCTTACCATTAGCGAATTAGTCTCGTATTTGCCCTTGATTTTAGTGGAGCTCAAATTGGAGCTATGTTAGGGTCAAGGGCAAATATGAAACTGCTAATGGCAAGTACGAATGTTCCCAAAGTATAAAATTAAGATATTTCGTGCAGTCGAGGGGTATTTTTAACCATTTTGCTTATCAATTATAATTACCTAGTCTGTTAGCTGAACGTACTATGTAACTCTTATTCCATTGTATTTATGCCAGGGGAAGTTGCAACAGCTAGAGGTGCTGCAGCATGTAATGTTATAATGGTAATAGTTTTCCAAAATAGCAGATCCATTCCCAATTAACGGTGTGTGAATATTGAGTTGTCTTGATTCATAGGGATTGTCATTTACGGCTACATGTACCATTGAGGAGGTTGCTTCAAGCTGCAACGCTGTTCGCTTCTTCCAAACATATGTAAATTATTATTCCTGTCTCTCATGATTTTCATATATCTTtacttatttttgtgttttgttaACAGATTGGGTTTTATTCCTTGTTAATAGGTTTACAAACGGAGAGATATAACCGAACTTATGGTACACAAAGCTGAGAGCAATGGATTCAGGGCTATAATTCTCACTGCTGATACTCCGAGGCTTGGCAGAAGGGAGACTGATATAAAGAATAAGTAAGTTGTATATCCTTTTTACTTGAATTCTTTTCATTGTTCATCTCATCTGGAAGATGTCGGTTTCATCATTTTACTACTTAATAAATTTTGGAATCCTGTGTTGATCAACAAAGAGTCGGAATTGCAGGATGATTTCACCTCGCTTGAGGAACTTTGAAGGTCTTATAACAACTGAAGTAGTTTCTGTAAGATAAACCATTAATATCCTAGCTTTTTATAAAAAGCAATTATATATCAACTTGAAACTAGTGTAGACAATGCTTATTAATCCACTAATAAAACTATGCAGGATAAGGGCTCAAATCTTGAAGCATACGCTGCAGGAACTCTTGATCCTTCGCTTTGCTGGAAGGTACAAGATTTAAAAGTTAAATGTATGCATTCCTTAgtaccagtgttttaaaaggcattttcgGGGCGAGCCCTGGGGcgaggcgatggtgtggggcgaaagtctcaagaggcgtacgctcGGGCGTTCAGGGCGTACGCCCGGCGTTTGAGGCGCGTTTTTGTAGTGAGGCATAAGCCCCatagactttttcaaattaaaacaaaatttgttgcataagtccttcatataatacccaaattctcaaaagtcagcttgtaattactcaaattttttaaaaaagaactgaaatctattaaatttaaaagtcaagaccttttttaaGCCCTAATTTATGTTCTTTTCCAAtcctttatcttgtccgctagtctgctaatatccccaaaagcaatgaatattcaatttatttttttacaaatacatagagaacttcattctccttcataacagctagttcaaagttcaaattgcaggttagttatcctttttgttcctccatgtagaaaattttattcttttcgactcaagttacttgtgcttgtaagtagcgtataatagattattttgactagttttttgtggggatggagcacatctatatatatatttttcacatatttatagttttcttcaatttttatataattttacctgtttataaatatttactataattatattattttataaaatattaaaaattaaatacccatggggcttacgcccccATATTTCGAGACTTATACCTCGCTGAGACATATGTAAAATGCCCTGCTTAGTACCACAGTAGAAgatatgatgaaatacagtcttGATCCATGAACTCAAATTTCTTGAGTGCCAACATATGTAAAATTGCTGAGCTACAAAGTACATTAGAGAAGGATCAGCGTTTCATGGTTTTTAGAGTTCAATACAAATATATGTTAGGGCAGCCCGGTGTAGTAAGTTCCTGCTATACGCGGTATCCGGGGAAGGgacggaccacaagggtctattgtacgcaaccttaccctgcatttttgcaagaggttattttcacggctcgaacccgtgaccttctcgtcacatggcagcaactttaccagttacgccaaggctcccctcaATACAAATATATGATCTACTATATTATTCTGGAATCCTCAGTCTCCAAAACTTCTGCAGGATATAGCATGGTTAAAATCAGTTACCAATTTGCCAATTCTGATTAAGGGCGTTCTCACTGGTGAAGATGGTATAATTATGATCGCTGAACCTTTAGCTATTTGCATAAAAAGCTTCAAATTTTCCTACCAAGTCTGAGTGTGCATTTCTTCTAAAGACTTGGCATGTACTACTACTTTTTGCAGCAATAATAGCAGTTGAAGCAGGAGTTGCAGGAATTATTGTCTCTAACCATGGAGCTCGGCAACTAGATTATACTCCAGCTACTATTTCTGTTCTTGAAGAGGTGATTTCCTTCCTTACATGATTGATGTCTTGCTACACAAAGCGCGTTTGAATTCTTTTCAATTGAAAGTTGAAATATGTTATTTGAATTCTTAAAAGTTTTTAGATTAATAGATTTGAAATCTCCTCTTTAATCCAAATGTCTCCATCAAAAGTGAACCAAAATCTTTCAACGTATATATATTGGCGGTCAATATATTCCAATGGTTTTAGGTGGTCAATGCTGTTCAAGGCAAAGTTCCAGTTCTTCTTGATGGAGGAATTAGGCGAGGAACAGACATATTCAAGGCCTTAGCACTTGGCGCAAAAGCTGTTCTGGTAAACTTACATGACTTAAAGAAACTGACTTAACTTATATACActgataatataaataatttttacactatcagtATAATTTAACCTAATACAGTCAAccctctctataacaacctcgtttgttccgatattttttggcttttatagtgaatgactgttatacACCTATAACAACATATgacgtttaaatattttttggctgttatagataaaaatgatccaaaaataaattcCTTTTTCAATATTacatataaaagataagaaaattatttaaatttaaaatctcaaaagatatgcacatttcactagttaaatattgaaaaagctaatacattattaataaattcataactaaacGTGTAAATATTTAAACTCTAAGACAAACATTTTAAAGCTacctagaaaaataaattttttcaagattgatgaaagaactttgtaattgtagcttgtttTGTAAATTTATTCTCTTACTAGCGATAAAATGTTTGGCGAAGATTCGTGTCCAAATTTTCAGTAAAAAGGTATCAAATAACTTTCCGTTGAAGACAATCTAAGAGCTTAACAGTTAAATtttctatctaaatatttttGGGAATTTGTCCAATGGAAAAGATATCAtgtgcaaatcttcaaatcttatatcTTACGCAAGATATAAACTTTGTTTAATGGAAAAGATTTTGTGCATATTTTTAAAACTATTATAGTAATCTTAATGATTCTATATGGCTGGTATAAATGGATAATTTTACAAAGAACGTTCTGTTATAAATATGGTTATTGTTGTTATAAGTAAAAAACTATTATagaggtaaaatataacttaaaaaatcggTTATGAAGAAAACTTgatttttatagtgaatgactgttatatagGGATGCTGTTATAGAGAGATCTTACTGTACATATTCGTGCAGATTGGTCGACCGGTTGTCTACGGCCTGGCCACTAAGGGGGAGTCTGGTGTAAAGCAAGttattgaaatgttgaagaatgaaCTTGAGCAGACCATGGCTCTTGCTGGCTGCTGCACGCTGAATGACATTACCAGAAGCCATGTTAAgacagagaaagaaaggttcctttGTAGGATGTAGTTTCCATCCTCTGttatttaaatgagtttaagttCTACGCACCGATgatgtaaaaaaatatttatacaatcagGTCACTTTAAAGTAATTGCAGGTAAGTCTATTTAAATAGCATTGATTGGTAACCTGTAATAAGCTGTCATATTTCCGTGGACCTACTTAGCTTATTGGACTCTAACTTCAATTTCCGAAGCAGATATAGGCCAACTAATCCATATGAGATGCTCCCTTTTGCTTAGGATTCTCGTACAACTGATCCACTTTCAGATGCTATGCTTTGTTTATCACCATTGTAGGATAGGCAGCCCGGTgaactaagctcccgctatgcgtggggtccggggaagggtcggaccacaagggtctttCACCATTGTAGGATAAATCTTGAAAATGGAAATTAAAAGATTGTGTATGAGAATTGAGTTTCCTTAGTTACTCGTACTTGTTATTTTTTACCTGAAAGTTTTATTCAGCAAGATTAATTTTACTTATCAAATCCAGAAGATATGATGACTATGAACTGTAAGAGAATAACCAGATAAACAAGAACGATAAGAGTTCCTTTTTTTCATGAGCTAATTCAACTAAGACATTTTCGGATGAGGAAATCAATGATTTAAGAAAGAGTTTCCAATAAATTAGTGATGTAATATTATGTAAACAAGAAACTGTTGATTTAGTAATGTGTTAACAAGAAATTAACAAGAGTGAGATTAAATGGATCAATCAAAGTAAATAACAGGAATGAGTTCCTCAAGTGGCCTTAGTTGAGGGGCAGGGGTAGaagctcagatgtgagttctgccgaacccagtaacttttgctcAAACAGTGTATTTGTGTTAAGAAATTCTTTAAATATGTTCAGTTATTAACACTTGACTAAAATTCAGAACTCATAAAAGTGAAATCCTAGTTGATCTATAAACTCCGGTCGTATCACAATATAACAGAACCTTCTGAACATAAGCTCATAAAAGCTTCACCTCCAAAAATATAGAAGGGCCAAATCATCAAAACCTCCTTGATAAAGTCTTCACCTGGATTGCATTTTAAAAAGTCAGCATTCCAATCAATTCACACACTGAAATCTTCATTACCATCAAGCTACTGCTAGAATCATAAAAGCGATATTAAATTGTACCAATACGGAGATGATTTACACCACAAGTTCTCCCCCTTCTTTCTCAGCTGTTATGTTCCCTTCTTTCATTTCTTGACCTGGTGCCTTTCACCTTCCAAGAATCATTTGCAGCCAAGTGATTAGTGTATAGGCACATGCCTATTTCTTTCAACCCCGGACCCCCACACTTTTGACTATATTTCATGGAGATGGAAACAGTAATCCTCTGATCATTTAAAAGCTGCGCGCAGCAATCCGAAAGGCTATCTATAAGTTCTAAAAACAGCAAGGGGAGATACTGGAGACGTGTACTCTTCTCTGTATCCTACAGGTACTAATTTTTgctttcaaaaccccaaattctgctctcaaaagaaaaacaaaattctACAATGAGAGAATTTTTAACATACGAATGCTCGTGTATGCAGGCTAAATGGCAGGTGAACCAGTTAATATAAATGAATTTGAAGAGCTAGCTAGGCAAGCTCTTCCAAAGATGTACTATGACTTCTTTGCAGGAGGAGCTGAGGATCAGTATACactaaaagaaaatacagaagcaTTTCGTAGAATCACGTAAGTTTGTAATTCTTGCTCTTCAGTTGGCAACTGACAGAGATTTCTAGAACTAACTTTTCATGAAATCAGTATTCGACCAAGAATGCTTGTTGATGTGAGCAGAATAGACATGTCAACTGTTATACTTGGTAACAAGACGTCGGCTCCCATTATAGTTGCCCCAACTTCCTCACATCAATTGGCACATTTTGAAGGTTTGAATAAAATCAATTTTTACCTTAGTCTGTTAGCTGAACGTACCATGTCGCACTTATTCCATAAAGCTGTTGTATCTATGACAGGAGAAGTTGCAACAGCTAGAGGTGCAGCAGCATGTAATGTAATCATGGTAATATTTTCCTTAAAGATAAAAAGATCAGCTTCGAATTCTGGTGTGTGGATACTGAATTCTCTGGGTATAGGGATTGGCATTTACGTCTACATGCACAGTGGAGGAGGTTGCTTCAAGCTGCAATGCTGTTCGCTTCCTTCAAACTTTCGTAACTTATTATTCCCAGCTCTCATGATCTTCATATATCTTCACTTGATTTTGTGTTCTGCAACAGATAGGTTATTTATTCTTTGTCAATAGGCTTTCAAGAGAGATATAATAGAACTTGTGGTAAGGAAAGCTGAGAGCAGCGGATTCAGGGCTATAATTCTCACTGCTGATACTCCAAGACTTGGAAAAAAGGAGGCTGATATAAAGAATAAGTAATGTGTATAATGTTTTGTTTGTCATTGAAGTCTAGCTAAAATCTTTTTCATACTTTATCGGTTTCATCATTCAGAATTTTATGGTTTTGTGTTAATCTTACTAAGACTCAGAATTGCAGGATGATCGCACCTCGGTTGGGGAACTTTGAAGGTCTTATATCAACTGAAGTTGTTTCTGTAAGTTAAACCGTTAATTTCTGGTTTTTTGCTAAAACCAATTATTAGACAAATTACATGTAAGCTCAAACATGGAAAACTTGAAACTCCTTAAAGAAACAAGCTTATTTTGCAGGACTACAATATCACAAATTAGCTGGTTCCTCCTACTATATGCATTAGTGTTCTCTTTTATTAGTTTCGATATGTCAACTTGCAAATAGTATAGACTATGCTTATTAATCCACAAATAAAATTCTGCAGGACAAAAGCTCAACTGTTGAAGCATACACTGCAGAAACTCTTGACCCTTCGTTTTGCTGGAAGGTACAAGATTTAAAAGTTAAATATATGTGTTACTTAATACCACATTAGAAGATCATACGATGAAATATAGTCTTGGTCCTTGAATGCAAAATTTGTTGAGGATGTCAATGCATGTTAAAATATGTAAAATAGCCAAGCCACAAAATACTTTAGAGAATGATAAGAGTTTTCACAGTTCAATACGATATATTATTCACCTTATTCTTCTGTAATCCTCACACTCTCCGAAACTTTGCAGGATATAGCGTGGTTAAAATCAGTTACCAAGTTGCCAATTCTGATAAAGGGCATTCTCACTAGTGAAGATGGTATAATATTTATCATAAACCTTAGCTCAAGTCAACAGAATCTCTAATCGCCTCCATATATCATGTACTTGTTTCTCTAAATTCCATATAAGTTTCCATGGAACACACTGAATATTTGATATATCGTTTTAACTTACAACAACatcatacccagtataatcctgCAAGCGGGGTCCAGGGAgcgtagtgtgtatgcagaccttacccctatcttgtgagagtagagaggttgtttctgatagaccctcgacaTATATACATACGTATACATACTTAATTGTCAAAGTATATCTTCTAGCAagcttcttttatattttttaagatGATAGGAAAAGCTTCAACATGTATTAATTACAGATATAAACTTGATTTCCCTACCAAGTCTCACCAATTGAGAATCTCTTCCAAAGATTTTTCTTATACTATTTTGTTGCAGCAATCAAAGCAATTGAAGCAGGAGTTGCAGGAATTATTGTCTCTAACCATGGAGCTCGGCAACTAGATTATACTCCAGCTACTATTTCTGTTCTTGAAGAGGTGATTTCCTTCCTTACATGATTGATGTCTTGCTACACAAAGCTCATTTGAATTCTTTTCAATTGAAAGTTGAAATATGTTATTTGAATTCTTAAAAGTTTTTAGATTAATAGATTTGAAATCTCCTCTTTAATCCAAATGTCTCCATCAAAAGTGAACCAAAATCTTTCAACGTATATATATTGGCTTCCATATATTCCTCCTTAAATTCCAATGGTTTTAGGTGGTCAATGCTGTTCAAGGCAAAGTTCCAGTTCTTCTTGATGGAGGAATTAGGCGAGGAACAGACATATTCAAGGCCTTAGCACTTGGCGCAAAAGCTGTTCTGGTAAACTTACATGACTTACAGAAACTGACTTAACTTATATACACACTGACAGTACTATCATTGTAATTTAAGCTAATACATATTCGTGCAGATTGGTCGACCGGTTATCTACGGCCTGGCCGCTAAGGGAGAGTCTGGGGTAAAGCAAGTAattgaaatgctgaagaatgaaCTTGAGCAGACAATGGCTCTTGCTGGCTGCTGCAATGTGAATGATATTACCAGAAGCCATGTTAAGACAGAAAAAGAAAGTTTCCTTAGTAGGATGTAGTTTCCATACTCTGTAGTCTGTACCTTAAATAAATGGACTGGCCCCAACTCAACAATATTGTCATATCTTGCTTTGTAATAATCTTATGTGTGCAGAAGCATTATCAGTGCTTGTATATGATTTTTGATACTTTCCAATAATAAAATCCTTGTATTATTTCCTTATGGTAATTGGTACCTACACATCAGCTGAATGTTCCTTGATTTGCCCAACAATTCTCTGTTACAGAGAAGACCATTGTCATCAACATCCAGAAAGTTAATTGGGGAGTGTAGTGAACATTGGGAGAAATTTCAAGATTGAAAAAACATTTTGGTTGATGGTAAATTGAGTGGGAAATTCAGTAGTCAAGTGGCTCAAGACTTATGTGTAATGTAATTGGAGGTACCTTGAGCTCCTAGAGCTGTACCTAACTGTTACATAATCACCATCATCATCATAATAataatactatattataagtagAAAAAACCAAAGTAAAAGTTGAATTACCAAATTGTTCTACAAAAGTTAAATGACTTTCTTCACCCTTCAAGCAAATACTACCAAAGTAATCTTTTTGGTACAAACATGGAATTACACATTctaaaaaagttttaaaaaatttggaGAATTTAAGGAGTTGCATTGAGTAATTCAATAATAGGCTaaattaatttgattattttaattaatacaAGTCGAATTCATCTATGCAAATTATCACCAATTATCCATTCAAAAATATATACAAGGTTTATTAGCATATATTGGCGATAGAGCTTGTTTTGACTTATGGCATCCTACTTCTATTATGCTATTTAAATCACACTAAGTTGCAAAAACACTCATATTTATTTGTTCCGTTTAAAAACTTCAAAAGTCACCTTCTTAGTTGACTGATCTTCGTAACCTTTCACATCGTATCTTTACCTATTATTTATGGGCAAAATTTTATATCCATTCTTTTTTCTATGTAAGTTTAGTactaaaaaatttatattttccgGACCAGAATTTATCTACCGATCTAATTTTACCTCTCTATTCTAGGAAAAAAACTTCATTATCTCCACTTAGATTTTTGTCGCAGGTGTAAGAAAGATGCTAAAATTTTGCCTAATAGAGTTGAACGTTCATTACTCATAATCTTATATTTTCTGATTTAGATTCATCTAAAATATCTTGAACCCCAATTTGTGTTAAAACTGAGATTTTTGTCGCAGGTGTAAGAAAGATGCTAAAATTTTGCCTAATAGAGTTGAACGTTCATTACTCATAATCTTATATTTTCTGATTTAGATTCATCTAAAATATCTTGAACCCCAATTTGTGTTAAAACTGAGATTTTTGTCGCAGGTGTAAGAAAGATGCTAAAATTTTGCCTAATAGAGTTGAGGATGCAGTTGAGTGCAAGTGGTGTTAGTTTCTCCTCAGGTAACGAATAAATATATGAAGATATAAATTTATGTTAAGTTGATGTGTATTCTTTAATCAATTTGTTCTttaatttatcattttaaaaaaataaaaaacttcaCGAAAGCTTATATTCTTATGATTGTGATGTTCTTGTAATAGCCAATTGTACTTTTTATATattgtaattaaattgaaattttttctttGTGCGGTTCTTTTGTATTTGTTTCTTTGCTATTATGTTTACGGGTTGTCTGAAATAAAGGAACATCGCCATCTAATGATTTTTGATGTAAGGTTTCTTCAATTATGGGATTAATTAAGTAGGATCAATATCATTCGCTTTAGGAATTtgcaattaaattttattttataactcaaatatttttttaacgatatttatataatttttaaaagagtGAATACCCTAAAACCCCTTAAACTATCATGTTTTTGTCAGTTACAAACTTAAACTATCTGGTGTCCTCAAAACCTCCCTTAACTATATCCCCTTATATATTAAAAAACCCTTCGtcgattttttaataaaatatgtaAGGTAACTCGCCAAAAGGCGCGTGAGAGATGAAATTATACATAAAAATGGCCCCAATTGGCCATTTCTAATGGTTAATTATTGTTACcctcttttaaaaatttaatttttgtattttccctctattttctttgtattctagccttcttcttcatttttttttatctttcttcttccttttattCTTATGGGTTTCATATGAAATTTTTTTCTTCTCTTGCTTGTTTCTTCTAAaattatctttcttcttcatttagGTCTTCTTCTTTCAACCAAATCCTAatttattttatcccaaatctCGTATTAAACTATAATTCCCGATGAAAACGAAGGTTATTGGAAAAAATCTAATATTAAATCGAAGTTTAATGGTAAAAATCACGATTGAGATATGGTGTAGCCATTATCGGAGGAGATagaagagatttttttttttaacaaatgaC
This DNA window, taken from Nicotiana tabacum cultivar K326 chromosome 4, ASM71507v2, whole genome shotgun sequence, encodes the following:
- the LOC107809921 gene encoding peroxisomal (S)-2-hydroxyacid oxidase GLO4-like isoform X1; this translates as MAGEPVNINEFEELARQALPKMYYDFFAGGAEDQYTLKENTEAFRRITIRPRMLVDVSRIDMSTVILGNKTSAPIIVAPTSSHQLAHFEGEVATARGAAACNVIMGLAFTSTCTVEEVASSCNAVRFLQTFAFKRDIIELVVRKAESSGFRAIILTADTPRLGKKEADIKNKMIAPRLGNFEGLISTEVVSDKSSTVEAYTAETLDPSFCWKDIAWLKSVTKLPILIKGILTSEDAIKAIEAGVAGIIVSNHGARQLDYTPATISVLEEVVNAVQGKVPVLLDGGIRRGTDIFKALALGAKAVLIGRPVIYGLAAKGESGVKQVIEMLKNELEQTMALAGCCNVNDITRSHVKTEKESFLSRM
- the LOC107809921 gene encoding peroxisomal (S)-2-hydroxyacid oxidase GLO4-like isoform X2 — translated: MAGEPVNINEFEELARQALPKMYYDFFAGGAEDQYTLKENTEAFRRITIDMSTVILGNKTSAPIIVAPTSSHQLAHFEGEVATARGAAACNVIMGLAFTSTCTVEEVASSCNAVRFLQTFAFKRDIIELVVRKAESSGFRAIILTADTPRLGKKEADIKNKMIAPRLGNFEGLISTEVVSDKSSTVEAYTAETLDPSFCWKDIAWLKSVTKLPILIKGILTSEDAIKAIEAGVAGIIVSNHGARQLDYTPATISVLEEVVNAVQGKVPVLLDGGIRRGTDIFKALALGAKAVLIGRPVIYGLAAKGESGVKQVIEMLKNELEQTMALAGCCNVNDITRSHVKTEKESFLSRM
- the LOC107809920 gene encoding peroxisomal (S)-2-hydroxyacid oxidase GLO4 translates to MAGEAVNVNEFQELAKKALPKMYYDFFAGGAEDQYTLNENIEAFRRITIRPRILIDVSRIDMSTTILGHKTSAPIMVAPTSSHQLAHPEGEVATARGAAACNVIMGLSFTATCTIEEVASSCNAVRFFQTYVYKRRDITELMVHKAESNGFRAIILTADTPRLGRRETDIKNKMISPRLRNFEGLITTEVVSDKGSNLEAYAAGTLDPSLCWKDIAWLKSVTNLPILIKGVLTGEDAIIAVEAGVAGIIVSNHGARQLDYTPATISVLEEVVNAVQGKVPVLLDGGIRRGTDIFKALALGAKAVLIGRPVVYGLATKGESGVKQVIEMLKNELEQTMALAGCCTLNDITRSHVKTEKERFLCRM